In the genome of Kluyveromyces marxianus DMKU3-1042 DNA, complete genome, chromosome 1, one region contains:
- the IKI1 gene encoding Elongator subunit IKI1: MSSTNNNPKILLKRTLSLKEQASLILCVDTLAQSSRYIIDEFIYNISDEVPVVFVSFETVTAPKYAKQFIDASGKSVKQLIAAIQPYLPQKEEKAPRMHLLIFDSLNYIPSEQLTQFISTIAAPFVTILATYHQSIPLWRSSELQNYPTSSQLLQFISNTVIEVSPNTQLDEDDLDSELARFVIPRNLNSNTYYITVVNKRKSGREVKNKFLINSKTHEYEYCIEKTTSSSEETPELFDGLTTFNLNTSEKQKLAKDQVDLPFLEAQSFNSGGAIVYEFEKDDDYDEEDPYEDPF, from the coding sequence ATGTCCTCCACTAATAATAACCCCAAAATTCTTTTAAAGAGGACACTTTCTTTAAAGGAACAAGCATCACTTATACTTTGTGTGGACACATTGGCACAGAGCAGCAGATATATTATTGATGAATTCATTTACAATATCTCTGATGAGGTACCGgtagtttttgtttcatttgAGACGGTCACAGCTCCAAAATATGCGAAACAGTTCATCGATGCATCCGGAAAGAGTGTCAAGCAACTAATAGCAGCTATACAGCCATATCTCCCACAGAAGGAGGAGAAAGCGCCCAGGATGCACTTGTTAAtatttgattctttgaactACATTCCATCTGAGCAATTGACTCAGTTTATTTCGACTATAGCTGCGCCTTTTGTGACTATTCTGGCGACATACCATCAGTCTATTCCTTTATGGAGGTCTTCGGAGTTACAGAACTACCCAACATCGAGCCAGCTCCTCCAGTTCATCTCCAACACAGTAATAGAAGTTTCTCCTAACACACAACTTGATGAGGATGATTTAGACTCGGAATTGGCAAGGTTTGTGATACCAAGGAATTTGAACAGCAACACATACTATATAACTGTGGTGAACAAGAGGAAGTCCGGGAGGGAGGTGAAAAATAAGTTCTTAATCAACTCGAAAACTCACGAGTATGAGTACTGCATTGAGAAAACGACTTCGTCTTCAGAGGAGACTCCGGAACTTTTCGATGGTTTGACCACTTTCAACTTAAACACTTCAGAAAAACAGAAGTTAGCAAAGGACCAAGTGGATTTGCCGTTCTTGGAAGCCCAATCTTTCAACAGCGGTGGTGCTATTGTGTATGAGTTCGAAAAGGATGACGACtacgatgaagaagaccCATATGAGGATCCTTTCTAG